From a single Sparus aurata chromosome 13, fSpaAur1.1, whole genome shotgun sequence genomic region:
- the LOC115593827 gene encoding uncharacterized protein LOC115593827: MQPNFSSPVSQFDQTADGALGGGKRPPPTPGPGRAKPKEEVLAEAIAFVTGYGGDPANRLLVLAHCQLQFGMFQGQRFRWLLENSLGLAVYLLHSISKETMQPTPLSENKQLFKEYTSQIREMTVELEKFSRKQEMQRRAKDTGDQGCLMVEFGDFKGRSMKEVYEDQSQKAQALINYLKTADARPNTNMAIFKTYVLKRRTAASTLPSSASTSAVPPPAPSTSSAPPAGFQSSAWKPATVKSLLAPLAAKVPREACADPPPPAALLHQPPAELPSHWKDQLPSYQQEWIRHTLFKANPRTGKPELVSQLKLWWYPPQPVLIHTQPPASPDHFFCRPLFLWMPQKMWLFPLVCVRPACDKHRLTAAGIYRTVRKVLDIDGWYDLATEYLECKRCSKKYPAWSEDILGQLDMGHRSKFPALLTYRYSCGIRVLRMMRERTMGNSVTQLYKKLQEQHSEAWMKRVLQYLTACEPFTRSTVVRPSVFAEPPCLPALPKPKWLLAVYARDVLSRLHEVKAKITSIFGSVLKMDSTKKVTKKLAGAAAGTAAWCTNVGNEYGQVLVSVLTAGEGQALDTMAAGLVKRYREAGEAPPRVIYVDRDCCSQHGPCRVKAMFAGWDELHVRLDIWHFMRRFAAGVTTEAHPLYGIFMARLSTCIFEWDPEDVAALRRAKEGELAARSVGHISEEAVTTHITRRELALHCRRRTRGVEETNRLIGSLISLFDSASGKDTLGVPLLDHERIQQIWKEQQKHLGCIQDPKDFQLYIKTGHLEERRRTSASDAHFQAYLLEGLMRWNDDRMEDAVKGAPSIRSYGSALREAVDQLSQKVLGRCWDERYRTPGAYTGELLGMEYLYSQTGKVLTPVLQNPEEEDRLVEEVNDEDFQDEGFVEESMEDITVPVLYEDDPSRTLQSRPSSLTSPQASPPPPSPPQPSSPPPSSHPPSPPPPSPPQAPASPADVPSSSMSDEAQGAVIGPDGIAGWDKVQDLAVYLVDLREASYFTDLQVTQIVQLWTALPEVDKQRVNYQPRHQVRLTSGRFKAPKRSGVTPGVESVKRCLIGHPGGPAQWPSTSRLVEAICTKLCSLYKSPTKKSGVSTPRWSKILDNYHHIRELVLNTPRLMAETTLQLFELNQKTLIQWFQRRQKTQEMSVLSQGMASTHRIPVAPDQLPAPKVKLELFPPTSGPQQQFVLPPNLEGQAPVLRPGRRPAAATRERPIAPTPTAPGTAPTPTSTGTAQPMSAHLGNLVLNPDNTLSLVLAAPGVSTPSAGPAPLGPALGAPVSRFTARNRRRRALEEESGVPKRSYVRGVAYNTCGKCGQPKTKDFGHSRHGRATFCPQASQGKSLEEWLKEQRAQK; encoded by the exons ATGCAACCCAATTTTTCGTCGCCAGTCAGCCAGTTCGACCAGACTGCTGATGGCGCCCTCGGAGGAGGCAAAAGACCGCCACCAACACCGGGTCCTGGAAGGGCCAAACCCAAAGAGGAGGTGCTGGCAGAGGCCATTGCATTCGTCACTGGCTATGGTGGAGACCCAGCTAACAGGCTTCTGGTACTGGCTCACTGCCAGCTGCAGTTTGGCATGTTCCAGGGCCAGAGGTTCAGATGGCTCCTGGAGAACAGTCTTGGATTGGCAGTGTATTTACTGCACAGCATTTCCAAGGAAACCATGCAGCCAACCCCCCTGTCTGAGAACAAACAGCTGTTCAAGGAGTATACCTCTCAGATCAGAGAGATGACGGTGGAACTGGAGAAGTTTAGCCGTAAGCAGGAGATGCAGAGGAGAGCGAAGGACACTGGAGACCAGGGCTGTTTGATGGTGGAGTTTGGAGATTTTAAGGGTCGCTCCATGAAGGAAGTTTATGAGGACCAGAGCCAGAAGGCCCAGGCCCTCATCAATTACCTGAAGACTGCTGATGCCCGgcccaacaccaacatggccatTTTCAAGACATATGTCTTGAAGAGACGCACTGCAGCCTCCACCCTCCCATCTTCAGCCTCCACTTCCGCTGTACCTCCTCCTGCACCCTCCACTTCCTCTGCACCCCCAGCAGGATTCCAAAGTAGCGCATGGAAGCCCGCCACTGTGAAATCTCTGCTGGCGC CTCTTGCAGCCAAGGTGCCTCGTGAGGCCTGTGctgatcctcctccaccagcagctctcCTTCACCAACCGCCAGCTGAGCTTCCCAGTCACTGGAAGGATCAGCTTCCATCTTACCAGCAGGAGTGGATACGGCACACTCTGTTCAAGGCCAACCCACGTACCGGCAAGCCAGAGCTAGTGTCACAGCTGAAGCTTTGGTGGTATCCTCCTCAGCCCGTCCTCATTCACACCCAGCCTCCCGCCTCGCCTGACCACTTCTTCTGTCGGCCGTTGTTCCTGTGGATGCCCCAGAAGATGTGGCTGTTTCCTCTGGTCTGTGTTCGTCCAGCCTGCGACAAGCACAGACTAACAGCTGCAGGGATCTACAGAACAGTGCGGAAGGTGCTGGACATCGACGGGTGGTATGACCTTGCCACCGAGTACCTGGAGTGCAAACGCTGCTCCAAAAAGTATCCTGCTTGGTCTGAAGACATCTTAGGCCAGCTGGATATGGGCCACCGCAGCAAGTTTCCAGCTTTGCTCACTTACAG ATACTCGTGTGGCATCCGTGTGCTGAGGATGATGAGGGAGAGGACAATGGGCAACAGTGTTACCCAGCTGTACAAAAAGCTGCAGGAACAACACAGCGAGGCATGGATGAAGCGTGTCCTGCAGTACCTGACAGCTTGTGAACCATTCACAAGGTCCACTGTTGTCCGCCCCTCTGTCTTTGCTGAGCCTCCCTGCTTACCTGCCCTTCCCAAGCCCAAGTGGCTGTTAGCAGTTTATGCCAGGGATGTTCTCAGCCGGCTGCATGAAGTGAAGGCCAAAATCACCTCCATCTTTGGCTCTGTCCTCAAGATGGACTCCACCAAAAAG GTCACGAAGAAACTcgctggtgctgctgcaggtaCAGCTGCCTGGTGCACCAATGTTGGAAACGAGTACGGTCAAGTCCTTGTCTCGGTTCTGACAGCTGGTGAGGGACAAGCACTTGACACCATGGCAGCTGGCCTGGTGAAGCGGTACAGGGAGGCGGGTGAGGCGCCACCCAGGGTGATCTATGTGGACAGAGACTGCTGCAGTCAGCATGGCCCTTGTCGGGTGAAGGCCATGTTTGCAGGGTGGGATGAGCTTCATGTGCGCCTTGACATCTGGCATTTCATGCGCCGTTTTGCTGCAGGCGTCACCACTGAGGCTCACCCCCTGTATGGCATCTTCATGGCACGCCTGTCCACATGCATTTTCGAGTGGGATCCAGAAGATGTTGCTGCTCTTCGCCGTGCCAAGGAAGGTGAGCTGGCAGCAAGAAGTGTTGGCCACATCTCAGAGGAGGCGGTGACCACTCACATCACCCGGAGGGAGTTGGCACTGCACTGCAGGAGAAGGACCAGAGGGGTGGAGGAGACCAACAGACTGATCGGGTCACTGATCAGTCTGTTTGACAGCGCGAGTGGGAAGGACACTCTGGGCGTTCCTCTGCTGGACCACGAACGGATCCAGCAGATATGGaaggagcagcagaaacacCTTGGCTGTATCCAAGACCCAAAAGACTTCCAGCTCTACATCAAGACAGGGCACCTTGAAGAAAGGCGAC GAACCAGTGCCAGTGATGCGCATTTCCAGGCGTATCTTCTGGAAGGGCTGATGCGCTGGAATGATGACCGGATGGAGGACGCCGTAAAGGGAGCACCTTCAATCCGCTCCTACGGCAGTGCTCTTAGAGAGGCGGTGGACCAGCTCAGCCAAAAGGTGCTAGGGAGATGCTGGGATGAGCGCTATCGCACCCCTGGAGCGTACACAG gTGAATTGCTGGGAATGGAGTACTTGTACAGCCAGACCGGCAAGGTACTGACTCCAGTGCTCCAGAacccagaggaggaggacaggctGGTGGAGGAAGTCAATGATGAGGACTTCCAAGATGAGGGCTTTGTGGAAGAGAGCATGGAGGACATCACAGTTCCCGTACTGTATGAGGATGACCCCTCCCGTACTCTGCAGAGCAGGCCCTCATCGTTAACGAGTCCTcaggcctctcctcctccgccgTCTCCACCTCAGCCTTCTTCTCCTCCGCCTTCTTCACATCCGCCTTCTCCACCTccgccctctcctcctcaggcCCCTGCATCACCTGCTGATGTGCCATCCAGCAGTATGTCTGACGAGGCTCAG GGAGCAGTGATTGGACCAGATGGGATCGCTGGGTGGGACAAGGTCCAGGATCTCGCTGTTTACCTGGTGGATCTCCGTGAAGCTTCCTACTTCACTGACCTGCAGGTGACCCAGATCGTCCAGCTGTGGACAGCTCTCCCTGAGGTTGACAAGCAGCGTGTCAACTACCAGCCTCGCCATCAGGTGCGCCTGACAAGTGGCCGCTTTAAGGCTCCGAAGCGGTCTGGAGTCACACCGGGTGTGGAGAGTGTCAAGCGCTGCTTGATAGGACATCCTGGGGGTCCAGCACAGTGGCCCAGCACCAGCCGCTTGGTTGAGGCCATATGCACCAAGCTGTGCAGTTTGTACAAGTCGCCCACCAAGAAGTCTGGAGTCTCCACCCCCAGATGGTCAAAAATCCTTGACAACTACCACCACATCCGGGAGCTGGTGCTCAACACTCCAAGGCTTATGGCGGAGACCACACTCCAGCTCTTTGAGCTAAATCAGAAGACACTTATTCAATG GTTTCAACGGAGGCAGAAGACGCAGGAGATGAGTGTCCTCTCCCAGGGAATGGCTTCAACTCACCGGATTCCCGTGGCACCCGACCAGCTTCCGGCCCCGAAGGTGAAACTGGAGCTCTTTCCTCCAACATCTGGCCCGCAGCAACAGTTTGTTCTCCCTCCTAATCTGGAGGGACAGGCTCCTGTCCTGCGGCCAGGCAGACGGCCCGCTGCTGCAACCAGGGAGCGACCTATTGCACCCACCCCCACAGCACCAGGCACTGCACCCACTCCCACCTCAACAGGCACTGCACAGCCCATGTCAGCTCATTTAGGGAACTTGGTCCTGAACCCTGACAACACGCTGTCACTGGTGCTGGCAGCTCCTGGTGTCTCAACACCAAGTGCAGGCCCGGCTCCACTTGGTCCTGCACTGGGTGCTCCTGTGTCTCGCTTCACAGCGAGGAACAGACGACGGCGGGCCCTTGAGGAGGAGAGTGGAGTGCCCAAGAGGAGTTATGTCAGAGGAGTGGCATACAACACGTGTGGCAAGTGTGGACAGCCAAAAACAAAGGACTTTGGCCATAGCCGTCATGGCAGGGCCACCTTTTGTCCACAGGCCTCACAGGGGAAATCTCTGGAGGAGTGGCTGAAGGAACAGAGAGCACAAAAATAG
- the LOC115593828 gene encoding uncharacterized protein LOC115593828, translating to MWLFPLVCVRPACDKQRLTAAGIYRTVRKVLDIDGWYDLATEYLECKRCSKKYPAWSEDILGQLDMGHRSKFPALLTYRYSCGIRVLRMMRERTMGNSVTQLYKKLQEQHSEAWMERVLQYLTACEPFTRSTVVRPSVFAEPPCLPALPKPKWLLAVYARDVLSRLHEVKAKITSIFGSVLKMDSTKKVTKKLAGAAAGTAAWCTNVGNEYGQVLVSVLTAGEGQALDTMAAGLVKRYREAGEAPPRVIYVDRDCCSQHGPCRVKAMFAGWDELHVRLDIWHFMRRFAAGVTTEAHPLYGIFMARLSTCIFEWDPEDVAALRRAKEGELAARSVGHISEEAVTTHITRRELALHCRRRTRGVEETNRLIGSLISLFDSASGKDTLGVPLLDHERIQQIWKEQQKHLGCIQDPKDFQLYIKTGTLKKGDVELCCYRCARGSTSLESFHLHLNRFIPGTSASDAHFQAYLLEGLMRWNDDRMEDAVKGAPSIRSYGSALREAVDQLSQKVLGRCWDERYRTPGAYTGELLGMEYLYSQTGKVLTPVLQNPEEEDRLVEEVNDEDFQDEGFVEESMEDITVPVLYEDDPSRTLQSRPSSLTSPQASPPPPSPPQPSSPPPSSHPPSPPPPSPPQAPASPADVPSSSMSDEAQMGSLGGTRSRISPVYLVDLREASYFTDLQVTQIVQLWTALPEVDKQRVNYQPRHQVRLTSGRFKAPKRSGVTPGVESVKRCLIGHPGGPAQWPSTSRLVEAICTKLCSLYKSPTKKSGVSTPRWSKILDNYHHIRELVLNTPRLMAETTLQLFELNQKTLIQWFQRRQKTQEMSVLSQGMASTHRIPVAPDQLPAPKVKLELFPPTSGPQQQFVLPPNLEGQAPVLRPGRRPAAATRERPIAPTPTAPGTAPTPTSTGTAQPMSAHLGNLVLNPDNTLSLVLAAPGVSTPSAGPAPLGPALGAPVSRFTARNRRRRALEEESGVPKRSYVRGVAYNTCGKCGQPKTKDFGHSRHGRATFCPQASQGKSLEEWLKEQRAQK from the exons ATGTGGCTGTTTCCTCTGGTCTGTGTTCGTCCAGCCTGCGACAAGCAAAGACTAACAGCTGCAGGGATCTACAGAACAGTGCGGAAGGTGCTGGACATCGACGGGTGGTATGACCTTGCCACCGAGTACCTGGAGTGCAAACGCTGCTCCAAAAAGTATCCTGCTTGGTCTGAAGACATCTTAGGCCAGCTGGATATGGGCCACCGCAGCAAGTTTCCAGCTTTGCTCACTTACAG ATACTCGTGTGGCATCCGTGTGCTGAGGATGATGAGGGAGAGGACAATGGGCAACAGTGTTACCCAGCTGTACAAAAAGCTGCAGGAACAACACAGCGAGGCATGGATGGAGCGTGTCCTGCAGTACCTGACAGCTTGTGAACCATTCACAAGGTCCACTGTTGTCCGCCCCTCTGTCTTTGCTGAGCCTCCCTGCTTACCTGCCCTTCCCAAGCCCAAGTGGCTGTTAGCAGTTTATGCCAGGGATGTTCTCAGCCGGCTGCATGAAGTGAAGGCCAAAATCACCTCCATCTTTGGCTCTGTCCTCAAGATGGACTCCACCAAAAAG GTCACGAAGAAACTcgctggtgctgctgcaggtaCAGCTGCCTGGTGCACCAATGTTGGAAACGAGTACGGTCAAGTCCTTGTCTCGGTTCTGACAGCTGGTGAGGGACAAGCACTTGACACCATGGCAGCTGGCCTGGTGAAGCGGTACAGGGAGGCGGGTGAGGCGCCACCCAGGGTGATCTATGTGGACAGAGACTGCTGCAGTCAGCATGGCCCTTGTCGGGTGAAGGCCATGTTTGCAGGGTGGGATGAGCTTCATGTGCGCCTTGACATCTGGCATTTCATGCGCCGTTTTGCTGCAGGCGTCACCACTGAGGCTCACCCCCTGTATGGCATCTTCATGGCACGCCTGTCCACATGCATTTTCGAGTGGGATCCAGAAGATGTTGCTGCTCTTCGCCGTGCCAAGGAAGGTGAGCTGGCAGCAAGAAGTGTTGGCCACATCTCAGAGGAGGCGGTGACCACTCACATCACCCGGAGGGAGTTGGCACTGCACTGCAGGAGAAGGACCAGAGGGGTGGAGGAGACCAACAGACTGATCGGGTCACTGATCAGTCTGTTTGACAGCGCGAGTGGGAAGGACACTCTGGGCGTTCCTCTGCTGGACCACGAACGGATCCAGCAGATATGGaaggagcagcagaaacacCTTGGCTGTATCCAAGACCCAAAAGACTTCCAGCTCTACATCAAGACGGGCACCTTGAAGAAAGGCGACGTGGAGCTTTGCTGCTACAGGTGTGCCCGTGGCTCCACCTCCCTGGAGTCCTTTCACCTCCACCTGAACAGATTTATTCCAG GAACCAGTGCCAGTGATGCGCATTTCCAGGCGTATCTTCTGGAAGGGCTGATGCGCTGGAATGATGACCGGATGGAGGACGCCGTAAAGGGAGCACCTTCAATCCGCTCCTACGGCAGTGCTCTTAGAGAGGCGGTGGACCAGCTCAGCCAAAAGGTGCTAGGGAGATGCTGGGATGAGCGCTATCGCACCCCTGGAGCGTACACAG gTGAATTGCTGGGAATGGAGTACTTGTACAGCCAGACCGGCAAGGTACTGACTCCAGTGCTCCAGAacccagaggaggaggacaggctGGTGGAGGAAGTCAATGATGAGGACTTCCAAGATGAGGGCTTTGTGGAAGAGAGCATGGAGGACATCACAGTTCCCGTACTGTATGAGGATGACCCCTCCCGTACTCTGCAGAGCAGGCCCTCATCGTTAACGAGTCCTcaggcctctcctcctccgccgTCTCCACCTCAGCCTTCTTCTCCTCCGCCTTCTTCACATCCGCCTTCTCCACCTccgccctctcctcctcaggcCCCTGCATCACCTGCTGATGTGCCATCCAGCAGTATGTCTGACGAGGCTCAG ATGGGATCGCTGGGTGGGACAAGGTCCAGGATCTCGCCTGTTTACCTGGTGGATCTCCGTGAAGCTTCCTACTTCACTGACCTGCAGGTGACCCAGATCGTCCAGCTGTGGACAGCTCTCCCTGAGGTTGACAAGCAGCGTGTCAACTACCAGCCTCGCCATCAGGTGCGCCTGACAAGTGGCCGCTTTAAGGCTCCGAAGCGGTCTGGAGTCACACCGGGTGTGGAGAGTGTCAAGCGCTGCTTGATAGGACATCCTGGGGGTCCAGCACAGTGGCCCAGCACCAGCCGCTTGGTTGAGGCCATATGCACCAAGCTGTGCAGTTTGTACAAGTCGCCCACCAAGAAGTCTGGAGTCTCCACCCCCAGATGGTCAAAAATCCTTGACAACTACCACCACATCCGGGAGCTGGTGCTCAACACTCCAAGGCTTATGGCGGAGACCACACTCCAGCTCTTTGAGCTAAATCAGAAGACACTTATTCAATG GTTTCAACGGAGGCAGAAGACGCAGGAGATGAGTGTCCTCTCCCAGGGAATGGCTTCAACTCACCGGATTCCCGTGGCACCCGACCAGCTTCCGGCCCCGAAGGTGAAACTGGAGCTCTTTCCTCCAACATCTGGCCCGCAGCAACAGTTTGTTCTCCCTCCTAATCTGGAGGGACAGGCTCCTGTCCTGCGGCCAGGCAGACGGCCCGCTGCTGCAACCAGGGAGCGACCTATTGCACCCACCCCCACAGCACCAGGCACTGCACCCACTCCCACCTCAACAGGCACTGCACAGCCCATGTCAGCTCATTTAGGGAACTTGGTCCTGAACCCTGACAACACGCTGTCACTGGTGCTGGCAGCTCCTGGTGTCTCAACACCAAGTGCAGGCCCGGCTCCACTTGGTCCTGCACTGGGTGCTCCTGTGTCTCGCTTCACAGCGAGGAACAGACGACGGCGGGCCCTTGAGGAGGAGAGTGGAGTGCCCAAGAGGAGTTATGTCAGAGGAGTGGCATACAACACGTGTGGCAAGTGTGGACAGCCAAAAACAAAGGACTTTGGCCATAGCCGTCATGGCAGGGCCACCTTTTGTCCACAGGCCTCACAGGGGAAATCTCTGGAGGAGTGGCTGAAGGAACAGAGAGCACAAAAATAG